A region of Dioscorea cayenensis subsp. rotundata cultivar TDr96_F1 chromosome 5, TDr96_F1_v2_PseudoChromosome.rev07_lg8_w22 25.fasta, whole genome shotgun sequence DNA encodes the following proteins:
- the LOC120262508 gene encoding BUD13 homolog, translating into MAATASNSLSLKEYLKRYDSGANDAKTTKKKKKKKVSKPNSTTAGVLIVDEDPVWQKTVQVEESEPESPGEEEPQIEEDIEVKRMKRLEAIRARKPYHGISEDGSGWISVSEPPQESDSRENGPDLSPPRQRRRRVDTPSPERDVEPVCDPSPPRRMARQCSPSRGSPSGDLSPPRQVQHRSEDPDSDLSPPRRRRSQDADLSPPRRSRKGPDSDLSPPPRQVRRRSEDPERDLSPPRRRRSQDADLSPPRRRRKGPESDLSPPPRQVHRRPEDPERDLSPPRRRRSQDADLSPPRRSRKGPDSDLSPPRRRLNSQNDDLSPRSRNQKDQAAAKEGKAARAGLFSANEIKQELDRKKKEELSRFAAMDPSVSGRGAEPVFRDKEGKRISKEEKLKSKEPEEKPKEKKLEWGKGLAQQRGIEALARELELEKNKPFARTRDDPELDAMLKERVRWGDPMAHLVKRKHSELVLEDLGENEKMKESGFIVPQTIPQHSWLKRGLDFPPNRYGIRPGRHWDGVDRSNGSEKEFFKRQNEKRATESEAYLWSVSDM; encoded by the exons ATGGCGGCGACCGCCTCCAACTCCCTCTCCCTCAAAGAGTACCTCAAGCGCTACGATTCCGGGGCCAATGATGCAAAGacaacgaagaagaagaagaaaaagaaggtttCCAAACCTAACTCCACCACCGCCGGTGTTCTCATCGTCGATGAAGACCCTGTATGGCAGAAGACCGTACAGGTCGAAGAGTCCGAACCGGAATCCCCTG GCGAGGAGGAGCCTCAGATCGAGGAGGACATCGAGGTGAAGCGGATGAAGAGATTGGAGGCGATTAGGGCTCGGAAACCCTATCATGGAATCTCTGAAGATGGGAGCGGGTGGATCTCGGTTTCAGAACCTCCACAGGAGTCGGATTCCAGAGAGAATGGTCCTGATTTGTCACCTCCTCGCCAGCGCCGTCGTAGAGTTGATACGCCATCGCCGGAGCGTGATGTTGAGCCGGTCTGTGATCCCTCGCCGCCCCGGAGAATGGCCAGGCAGTGTTCTCCATCTCGAGGATCTCCAAGTGGGGATCTTTCTCCGCCTCGCCAGGTACAACACCGCTCGGAGGATCCCGACAGTGATCTCTCCCCACCTCGCCGGCGACGATCACAGGATGCCGACCTTTCTCCTCCTAGGAGAAGTCGGAAGGGGCCAGATAGCGATCTCTCGCCGCCACCCCGCCAGGTGCGCCGCCGGTCGGAAGATCCAGAGCGTGATCTCTCCCCACCTCGCCGCCGAAGATCTCAGGATGCTGACCTTTCTCCTCCTAGGAGACGTCGGAAGGGGCCAGAGAGCGATCTCTCGCCACCACCTCGCCAGGTGCACCGCCGGCCGGAAGATCCAGAGCGTGATCTCTCCCCACCTCGCCGCCGAAGATCTCAGGATGCTGACCTTTCTCCTCCTAGGAGAAGTCGGAAGGGGCCAGATAGCGATCTCTCGCCGCCACGACGTCGGCTGAATTCTCAAAATGATGATCTTTCCCCCCGTAGTAGAAATCAGAAGGACCAAGCTGCAGCAAAGGAGGGAAAGGCAGCGAGGGCGGGGTTGTTTTCAGCCAATGAGATTAAACAAGAGCTGGacaggaagaagaaggaggagttATCTCG ATTTGCGGCCATGGATCCATCTGTGAGTGGAAGAGGCGCTGAACCTGTGTTCCGTGACAAGGAGG GGAAACGTATATCTAAGGAGGAGAAGCTGAAATCAAAGGAACCAGAAGAGAAACCTAAG GAAAAGAAATTGGAATGGGGCAAAGGTCTTGCACAGCAGCGAGGAATTGAAGCCCTAGCAAGAGAGCTAGAACTTGAGAAGAATAAACCCTTTGCACGAACTAG GGATGATCCTGAACTTGATGCAATGTTGAAGGAGAGAGTTAGATGGGGTGATCCAATGGCGCATTTGGTTAAG CGAAAACACTCAGAGCTTGTTCTAGAAGATCTTGGTGAAAATGAGAAGATGAAAGAATCAGGTTTTATTGTTCCCCAAACAATTCCACAACACAGCTGGTTAAAAAGGGGGCTGGATTTCCCTCCAAATCGCTATGGAATTCGACCAGGTCGGCATTGGGATGGAGTGGATCGAAGCAATG GATCTGAGAAGGAATTTTTCAAGAGACAGAATGAGAAACGAGCCACAGAGAGTGAAGCTTATCTTTGGTCTGTATCTGATATGTGA
- the LOC120262509 gene encoding zinc finger CCCH domain-containing protein 34-like isoform X2, whose amino-acid sequence MEAFLSVAQSTLSFALRGRSNPSSHAKMADFVSEPTLTTAAPSPEAINAGLKDLCLDKKTQQEPEDVIGDQEDNEPEDEDGKPDHGDDGDDGDDDAEEEELEEQEEPVLAKEEGGKKFRYPVRPGEPACSYYIKTGTCRFGSNCKYNHPRRRRRTLTKDSLEANHQAVKEKEREIGKETLPEKAGHGKCKYFLMPGGCKFGKDCKFAHDQEMNEEGSVELNFLGLPVRPGARECSYYMRTGGCKYANNCKFHHPDPIAVGGREPRDHPSKYNQGHTPVVSQLPATSWPMQIGSNEPVTFLNPSPHFMPGMILPPQGLHPTPEWNGFQAPVNPFYLQPAPPPPHPEMFVQYAPPNPVHQQVYIDEFPDRPGQPECQHFMKTGSCKFKSSCKFHHPKSRSVKASPSMHAA is encoded by the exons atGGAAGCTTTCCTCTCTGTAGCACAGAGTACACTCTCCTTCGCACTCCGAGGCCGCTCCAATCCCTCCTCTCATGCCAAAATGGCGGATTTTGTATCAGAACCCACCTTGACCACTGCTGCTCCTTCTCCTGAAGCCATCAATGCCGGATTGAAGGACCTTTGCCTTGATAAAAAGACCCAGCAAGAGCCGGAGGATGTGATTGGGGATCAGGAGGACAATGAGCCCGAGGATGAGGATGGAAAGCCTGATcatggtgatgatggtgatgatggtgatgatgatgcgGAGGAAGAGGAACTGGAGGAGCAGGAGGAGCCTGTGCTTGCCAAAGAGGAAGGGGGCAAGAAGTTCCGATACCCTGTAAGGCCTGGTGAGCCGGCTTGCTCGTACTATATCAAGACTGGGACTTGCCGCTTTGGATCCAATTGCAAGTATAATCACCCCAGACGAAGGAGGAGGACTTTg ACAAAGGATTCATTGGAAGCCAATCATCAG GCTgttaaagaaaaggaaagggaAATTGGGAAGGAAACTCTACCAGAGAAGGCCGGACATGGAAAATGCAAG TATTTCTTGATGCCAGGAGGTTGTAAGTTTGGGAAAGACTGCAAGTTTGCTCATGATCAAGAAATGAATGAAGAAGGTTCAGTGGAGCTAAACTTTTTGGGGCTTCCAGTGCGACCT GGGGCAAGAGAGTGCTCATATTACATGCGCACAGGTGGTTGTAAGTACGCAAATAATTGTAAGTTTCACCATCCTGATCCTATTGCTGTTGGTGGGCGAGAGCCACGAGACCACCCTTCAAAGTATAATCAAGGACATACTCCAGTGGTATCACAGCTCCCTGCAACTTCTTGGCCCATGCAGATCGGCTCAAATGAACCAGTTACCTTCTTAAATCCGTCACCACATTTCATGCCTGGGATGATTTTACCACCTCAAGGACTACACCCTACCCCAGAATGGAATGGGTTTCAG GCTCCAGTAAATCCTTTTTATCTACAGCcggcaccaccaccaccacatcCTGAAATGTTTGTACAATATGCTCCCCCAAACCCTGTGCATCAGCAGGTATATATTGATGAATTTCCGGACAGGCCTGGCCAACCAGAATGCCAGCATTTCATGAAAACTGGCTCTTGTAAATTCAAATCATCATGTAAGTTTCACCATCCAAAGAGTCGATCCGTCAAAGCATCACCAAGCATG CATGCAGCCTAA
- the LOC120262509 gene encoding zinc finger CCCH domain-containing protein 34-like isoform X1, producing MEAFLSVAQSTLSFALRGRSNPSSHAKMADFVSEPTLTTAAPSPEAINAGLKDLCLDKKTQQEPEDVIGDQEDNEPEDEDGKPDHGDDGDDGDDDAEEEELEEQEEPVLAKEEGGKKFRYPVRPGEPACSYYIKTGTCRFGSNCKYNHPRRRRRTLTKDSLEANHQAVKEKEREIGKETLPEKAGHGKCKYFLMPGGCKFGKDCKFAHDQEMNEEGSVELNFLGLPVRPGARECSYYMRTGGCKYANNCKFHHPDPIAVGGREPRDHPSKYNQGHTPVVSQLPATSWPMQIGSNEPVTFLNPSPHFMPGMILPPQGLHPTPEWNGFQAPVNPFYLQPAPPPPHPEMFVQYAPPNPVHQQVYIDEFPDRPGQPECQHFMKTGSCKFKSSCKFHHPKSRSVKASPSMVRPHAA from the exons atGGAAGCTTTCCTCTCTGTAGCACAGAGTACACTCTCCTTCGCACTCCGAGGCCGCTCCAATCCCTCCTCTCATGCCAAAATGGCGGATTTTGTATCAGAACCCACCTTGACCACTGCTGCTCCTTCTCCTGAAGCCATCAATGCCGGATTGAAGGACCTTTGCCTTGATAAAAAGACCCAGCAAGAGCCGGAGGATGTGATTGGGGATCAGGAGGACAATGAGCCCGAGGATGAGGATGGAAAGCCTGATcatggtgatgatggtgatgatggtgatgatgatgcgGAGGAAGAGGAACTGGAGGAGCAGGAGGAGCCTGTGCTTGCCAAAGAGGAAGGGGGCAAGAAGTTCCGATACCCTGTAAGGCCTGGTGAGCCGGCTTGCTCGTACTATATCAAGACTGGGACTTGCCGCTTTGGATCCAATTGCAAGTATAATCACCCCAGACGAAGGAGGAGGACTTTg ACAAAGGATTCATTGGAAGCCAATCATCAG GCTgttaaagaaaaggaaagggaAATTGGGAAGGAAACTCTACCAGAGAAGGCCGGACATGGAAAATGCAAG TATTTCTTGATGCCAGGAGGTTGTAAGTTTGGGAAAGACTGCAAGTTTGCTCATGATCAAGAAATGAATGAAGAAGGTTCAGTGGAGCTAAACTTTTTGGGGCTTCCAGTGCGACCT GGGGCAAGAGAGTGCTCATATTACATGCGCACAGGTGGTTGTAAGTACGCAAATAATTGTAAGTTTCACCATCCTGATCCTATTGCTGTTGGTGGGCGAGAGCCACGAGACCACCCTTCAAAGTATAATCAAGGACATACTCCAGTGGTATCACAGCTCCCTGCAACTTCTTGGCCCATGCAGATCGGCTCAAATGAACCAGTTACCTTCTTAAATCCGTCACCACATTTCATGCCTGGGATGATTTTACCACCTCAAGGACTACACCCTACCCCAGAATGGAATGGGTTTCAG GCTCCAGTAAATCCTTTTTATCTACAGCcggcaccaccaccaccacatcCTGAAATGTTTGTACAATATGCTCCCCCAAACCCTGTGCATCAGCAGGTATATATTGATGAATTTCCGGACAGGCCTGGCCAACCAGAATGCCAGCATTTCATGAAAACTGGCTCTTGTAAATTCAAATCATCATGTAAGTTTCACCATCCAAAGAGTCGATCCGTCAAAGCATCACCAAGCATGGTAAGACCT CATGCAGCCTAA